One Punica granatum isolate Tunisia-2019 chromosome 3, ASM765513v2, whole genome shotgun sequence genomic window carries:
- the LOC116200764 gene encoding aspartyl protease family protein 1 isoform X1 yields MRPPFFTAAAAVLVVLSLLGWGLGGCRGRIFSFEMHHRFSDPVRRWSQSAGKLSPAWPEKGSYEYYAELARRDRAFRGRGLAEIDSPLAFSDGNSTIKMNSLGFLHYTTVQLGTPGTKFLVALDTGSDLFWVPCDCSRCAPTETSTSAFDFVLSTYKPEGSSTSKRVTCSSSLCLHRDKCLGTSSSCPYTVSYVSAETSTSGVLVEDVLHLTTEGSHRESVEAYIMFGCGQVQTGSFLDVAAPNGLFGLGMEQISVPSILSREGFMADSFSMCFGRDGVGRINFGDKGSIDQDETPFNFNPLHPTYNISVTQIRVGMTMIDVNISALFDSGTSFTYMVDPLYSRLVKGVSTCLDEPCSYSTRLCNAKTNATFSIRDNEVFHSLQFHSQVQDRQRPPDSRIPFEYCYDMSPDANSSLIPSLSLTMKGGSLFEVHDPLIVISTQTELVYCLAVVKNAEMNIIGQNFMTGYRVVFDREKLVLGWKNFDCYDMEDLHNSLSIGPHNTTVPPAIAAGLDESSSHKSAGREIANGSQSSSSAKRMTARESFIRYFPIVLLTIWQTILSIGLSISSDTS; encoded by the exons ATGCGGCCTCCCTTCTTCACGGCCGCCGCCGCCGTTCTGGTCGTCCTGAGCCTCTTGGGCTGGGGTTTGGGGGGCTGCCGTGGCCGCATCTTCAGCTTCGAGATGCACCACCGCTTCTCCGACCCAGTCAGGCGGTGGTCCCAGTCAGCTGGGAAGCTGTCTCCAGCTTGGCCCGAGAAGGGGAGCTACGAGTACTACGCGGAGCTCGCCCGCCGTGACCGGGCATTTCGTGGCCGTGGGCTGGCGGAGATCGACTCGCCGCTCGCATTCTCTGACGGCAACTCGACAATTAAGATGAACTCCCTCGGATT TCTACATTACACCACGGTGCAACTGGGGACGCCGGGAACGAAGTTCTTGGTGGCACTTGACACTGGGAGTGATCTCTTCTGGGTCCCCTGCGATTGCAGCAGATGCGCTCCTACTGAAACCTCGACTTCTGCTTTT GATTTTGTGCTTAGCACGTACAAGCCGGAAGGATCGTCCACGAGCAAAAGAGTCACTTGTAGCAGCAGTCTGTGCTTACACCGTGATAAGTGCCTTGGAACATCAAGCAGTTGCCCCTACACAGTCTCATATGTATCGGCCGAAACCTCGACATCTGGGGTTCTAGTGGAAGACGTCCTTCATTTGACAACAGAGGGCAGTCATCGGGAATCTGTCGAAGCATACATAATGTTTGG TTGTGGACAGGTGCAGACTGGTTCATTCCTAGATGTTGCAGCCCCCAATGGTTTATTTGGCCTTGGGATGGAGCAGATATCAGTTCCCAGCATTCTGTCCCGGGAAGGTTTCATGGCTGATTCTTTCTCAATGTGCTTCGGGCGTGATGGAGTTGGGAGGATTAACTTTGGGGACAAGGGCAGCATTGACCAGGATGAGACCCCCTTTAATTTTAATCCGTTGCA TCCAACATATAACATAAGCGTGACGCAAATTCGTGTGGGCATGACAATGATTGATGTTAATATCAGTGCTCTGTTTGATTCTGGAACCTCTTTTACGTACATGGTAGATCCTCTCTATTCAAGACTCGTGAAAGGCGTAAGCACTTGCCTTGATGAACCCTGCAGTTACTCTACTCGTTTATGCAATGCAAAAACTAATGCCACGTTCAGTATAAGGGATAATGAAGTATTTCATTCGTTGCAGTTCCACTCCCAAGTCCAAGATAGGCAGCGCCCGCCTGATTCGAGGATTCCTTTCGAGTATTGCTATGATATGAG TCCTGATGCAAATTCCAGTTTGATTCCAAGCTTGAGTTTGACAATGAAAGGTGGAAGCCTGTTTGAAGTACATGATCCGCTGATAGTCATCTCAACTCAG ACTGAGCTGGTATATTGCCTGGCTGTTGTCAAGAATGCAGAAATGAACATAATTGGAC AGAACTTCATGACGGGTTACCGCGTAGTATTCGACCGAGAAAAGCTTGTTCTTGGATGGAAGAACTTTGACT gttATGACATGGAGGATCTCCATAATTCTTTATCCATTGGACCACACAACACTACCGTTCCTCCTGCCATTGCAGCTGGGCTCGATGAGAGCAGTAGCCATAAGTCGGCAGGACGTGAGATTGCAAACGGTTCTCAAAGTTCGTCTTCTGCAAAAAGGATGACCGCTCGTGAGAGCTTTATTAGATACTTCCCGATTGTATTGCTTACTATATGGCAGACAATTTTATCCATTGGTTTATCGATTAGCAGTGATACCTCTTGA
- the LOC116200765 gene encoding uncharacterized protein LOC116200765, whose product MRGTIGRRLPYCSSSFTSNASARQTLVLFSTSSSGGGGGRGRGRGGPARFEFTVPDDESSSTGFDLGAPAPGKPFPEDDAAPPGLGHGRGRPAPASPTLPSFSSFVATVGRGRGRAQQPPADSDFKKPIFFKKEEGPPKWAAPPSDAGISEPPAEAKEEGLNRKISAGIISALSGAGRGKTVQQPGPEHPVEENRHLGPRPPGAHSGVIHRNSAKRTVGILSGDGPEGSTVSGRGGGGRGRWTGFQGGRGFRGRGQGRGAFGRGGRGGASRERWERDAVNEDSKEGSEDEDGLYLGNKADGEEFANRMGVERMNMLTEAFEEIGDRVLPSPAIEQHLDAFHTNCLIEFEPEYLMEEFGTNPDIDEKPPIPLREALEKMKPFLMKYEGIESQEEWEEVVKATMDQVPLMKEIVDYYSGPDRVTAKQQQQELERVAKTIPQSAPASVKRFADRAVLTLQSNPGWGFDKKCQFMDKVVWEVSQQYK is encoded by the exons ATGAGGGGAACCATTGGAAGAAGACTTCCTTATTGCAGCTCCAGCTTCACCAGTAATGCCTCCGCCAGACAAACCTTAGTTCTCTTCTCGACTTCTTCCtccggcggcggcggcggaagAGGCCGTGGCCGAGGCGGGCCCGCTCGGTTCGAATTCACGGTCCCTGACGATGAGTCAAGCTCTACTGGCTTCGACTTGGGTGCGCCTGCTCCGGGCAAACCTTTCCCCGAGGACGATGCGGCGCCTCCTGGGCTGGGCCACGGCCGCGGCAGGCCTGCACCCGCCTCTCCAACCCTGCCGTCGTTCTCCTCCTTCGTTGCCACTGTTGGAAGAGGACGCGGCCGAGCCCAGCAGCCCCCTGCGGACTCGGATTTCAAGAAGCCCATCTTCTTCAAAAAGGAGGAGGGGCCTCCCAAGTGGGCGGCGCCCCCCTCTGATGCTGGGATTTCGGAACCGCCAGCAGAGGCTAAGGAAGAGGGTCTGAATCGCAAGATCTCTGCTGGCATAATATCAGCTCTCTCCGGAGCTGGCCGGGGTAAAACTGTCCAGCAGCCCGGCCCTGAACATCCGGTAGAAGAGAACCGCCACCTTGGGCCAAGGCCGCCAGGTGCCCATTCCGGAGTTATCCATAGAAATTCAGCTAAGAGGACTGTGGGGATTCTTTCCGGTGATGGACCAGAAGGCAGCACGGTCAGTGGACGAGGCGGTGGCGGGAGAGGAAGATGGACAGGGTTCCAGGGAGGGAGAGGGTTCCGGGGACGTGGCCAAGGGAGAGGTGCATTTGGGCGGGGAGGCCGCGGAGGAGCCTCCAGAGAAAGGTGGGAGAGAGATGCTGTCAATGAGGACTCCAAGGAGGGATCAGAGGATGAGGACGGGCTTTATCTCGGGAACAAAGCAGATGGGGAGGAGTTTGCTAATCGGATGGGGGTTGAGAGAATGAACATGCTTACCGAAGCATTCGAGGAGATAGGCGACCGGGTCCTGCCTTCTCCCGCCATTGAGCAGCACTTGGATGCATTCCATACTAACTGTCTG ATAGAGTTCGAGCCTGAGTACTTGATGGAAGAGTTTGGTACCAATCCCGACATAGATGAAAAACCGCCTATTCCTCTTAGAGAAGCGCTTGAGAAGATGAAGCCATTCTTGATGAAATATGAGGGAATTGAAAGTCAAGAAGAATGGGAG GAAGTTGTGAAGGCAACGATGGATCAAGTCCCATTGATGAAAGAGATCGTGGATTACTACAGTGGACCGGACAGGGTTACGGCCAAGCAACAACAGCAAGAATTGGAAAGAGTCGCAAAAACCATTCCCCAAAGTGCACCTGCTTCGGTTAAGCGATTTGCTGATCGGGCCGTCCTCACTCTCCAG
- the LOC116201898 gene encoding NEP1-interacting protein 2-like, translating into MEVYENPARFSLPVTFVVGNLVDRVKEMCSAAVSVVIGNIFSAILTFFFALVGTLLGAMTGALIGQETESGFIRGAAVGAISGAVFSIEVFEYSLLLWQSDESGIRCLLYLIDVIASLLSGRLVRERIGPAMLSAVQSQMSAVEPRFEDFQNIFDTGGAKGLPGNLLDKIPKVTITNSNNVDASGEKVSCSVCLQDFQLGETARSLPQCHHLFHIPCIDKWLLRHGSCPLCRRDL; encoded by the exons ATGGAAGTCTATGAGAACCCAGCTCGATTCAGCTTGCCCGTGACATTTGTGGTGGGGAATTTGGTCGACAGGGTCAAGGAAATGTGCAGTGCCGCGGTGTCTGTGGTTATTGGGAACATCTTCTCTGCGATCCTCACCTTCTTTTTTGCCCTGG TTGGAACGTTATTAGGAGCTATGACGGGGGCCTTAATCGGGCAGGAGACGGAGAGTGGATTTATTCGAGGGGCTGCTGTGGGTGCCATTTCTGGAGCTGTTTTCTCGATTGAGGTCTTCGAATATTCTCTTCTCCTCTGGCAATCGGATGAATCAGGAATTCGGTGTCTTCTGTATTTG ATCGATGTCATAGCAAGCCTTTTAAGTGGGAGGCTGGTTCGTGAGCGAATTGGTCCTGCTATGCTAAGTGCAGTGCAGAGTCAG ATGAGTGCTGTTGAGCCACGGTTCGAGGATTTCCAGAACATCTTTGATACAGGTGGTGCCAAAGGGTTGCCTGGAAATCTGCTTGATAAGATACCTAAGGTTACAATCACCAACAGTAACAATGTTGATGCTTCGGGGGAGAAAGTATCTTGTTCGGTGTGCCTTCAG GACTTTCAGCTCGGGGAGACAGCTCGAAGCTTGCCCCAGTGCCATCACCTGTTCCACATACCTTGCATTGATAAGTGGCTACTTCGGCATGGTTCTTGCCCATTATGCAGAAGGGACCTGTGA
- the LOC116200764 gene encoding aspartyl protease family protein 1 isoform X2, whose protein sequence is MRPPFFTAAAAVLVVLSLLGWGLGGCRGRIFSFEMHHRFSDPVRRWSQSAGKLSPAWPEKGSYEYYAELARRDRAFRGRGLAEIDSPLAFSDGNSTIKMNSLGFLHYTTVQLGTPGTKFLVALDTGSDLFWVPCDCSRCAPTETSTSAFDFVLSTYKPEGSSTSKRVTCSSSLCLHRDKCLGTSSSCPYTVSYVSAETSTSGVLVEDVLHLTTEGSHRESVEAYIMFGCGQVQTGSFLDVAAPNGLFGLGMEQISVPSILSREGFMADSFSMCFGRDGVGRINFGDKGSIDQDETPFNFNPLHPTYNISVTQIRVGMTMIDVNISALFDSGTSFTYMVDPLYSRLVKGFHSQVQDRQRPPDSRIPFEYCYDMSPDANSSLIPSLSLTMKGGSLFEVHDPLIVISTQTELVYCLAVVKNAEMNIIGQNFMTGYRVVFDREKLVLGWKNFDCYDMEDLHNSLSIGPHNTTVPPAIAAGLDESSSHKSAGREIANGSQSSSSAKRMTARESFIRYFPIVLLTIWQTILSIGLSISSDTS, encoded by the exons ATGCGGCCTCCCTTCTTCACGGCCGCCGCCGCCGTTCTGGTCGTCCTGAGCCTCTTGGGCTGGGGTTTGGGGGGCTGCCGTGGCCGCATCTTCAGCTTCGAGATGCACCACCGCTTCTCCGACCCAGTCAGGCGGTGGTCCCAGTCAGCTGGGAAGCTGTCTCCAGCTTGGCCCGAGAAGGGGAGCTACGAGTACTACGCGGAGCTCGCCCGCCGTGACCGGGCATTTCGTGGCCGTGGGCTGGCGGAGATCGACTCGCCGCTCGCATTCTCTGACGGCAACTCGACAATTAAGATGAACTCCCTCGGATT TCTACATTACACCACGGTGCAACTGGGGACGCCGGGAACGAAGTTCTTGGTGGCACTTGACACTGGGAGTGATCTCTTCTGGGTCCCCTGCGATTGCAGCAGATGCGCTCCTACTGAAACCTCGACTTCTGCTTTT GATTTTGTGCTTAGCACGTACAAGCCGGAAGGATCGTCCACGAGCAAAAGAGTCACTTGTAGCAGCAGTCTGTGCTTACACCGTGATAAGTGCCTTGGAACATCAAGCAGTTGCCCCTACACAGTCTCATATGTATCGGCCGAAACCTCGACATCTGGGGTTCTAGTGGAAGACGTCCTTCATTTGACAACAGAGGGCAGTCATCGGGAATCTGTCGAAGCATACATAATGTTTGG TTGTGGACAGGTGCAGACTGGTTCATTCCTAGATGTTGCAGCCCCCAATGGTTTATTTGGCCTTGGGATGGAGCAGATATCAGTTCCCAGCATTCTGTCCCGGGAAGGTTTCATGGCTGATTCTTTCTCAATGTGCTTCGGGCGTGATGGAGTTGGGAGGATTAACTTTGGGGACAAGGGCAGCATTGACCAGGATGAGACCCCCTTTAATTTTAATCCGTTGCA TCCAACATATAACATAAGCGTGACGCAAATTCGTGTGGGCATGACAATGATTGATGTTAATATCAGTGCTCTGTTTGATTCTGGAACCTCTTTTACGTACATGGTAGATCCTCTCTATTCAAGACTCGTGAAAGGC TTCCACTCCCAAGTCCAAGATAGGCAGCGCCCGCCTGATTCGAGGATTCCTTTCGAGTATTGCTATGATATGAG TCCTGATGCAAATTCCAGTTTGATTCCAAGCTTGAGTTTGACAATGAAAGGTGGAAGCCTGTTTGAAGTACATGATCCGCTGATAGTCATCTCAACTCAG ACTGAGCTGGTATATTGCCTGGCTGTTGTCAAGAATGCAGAAATGAACATAATTGGAC AGAACTTCATGACGGGTTACCGCGTAGTATTCGACCGAGAAAAGCTTGTTCTTGGATGGAAGAACTTTGACT gttATGACATGGAGGATCTCCATAATTCTTTATCCATTGGACCACACAACACTACCGTTCCTCCTGCCATTGCAGCTGGGCTCGATGAGAGCAGTAGCCATAAGTCGGCAGGACGTGAGATTGCAAACGGTTCTCAAAGTTCGTCTTCTGCAAAAAGGATGACCGCTCGTGAGAGCTTTATTAGATACTTCCCGATTGTATTGCTTACTATATGGCAGACAATTTTATCCATTGGTTTATCGATTAGCAGTGATACCTCTTGA